The following proteins are co-located in the Equus caballus isolate H_3958 breed thoroughbred chromosome 15, TB-T2T, whole genome shotgun sequence genome:
- the LOC100052533 gene encoding prolyl-tRNA synthetase associated domain-containing protein 1: MAGAEMRAELEQRLDALAIRTEVVEHPEVFTVEEMMPHIQHLKGAHSKNLFLKDKKKKGYWLVTVLHDRQINLNDLAKQLGVGSGNLRFADETAMLEKLKVGQGCATPLALFCDDGDVKFVLDSAFLEGGHEKVYFHPMTNAATMGLSPEDFLTFVKKTGHDPIILNFDKNN, encoded by the exons ATGGCGGGCGCAGAGATGCGGGCGGAGCTCGAGCAGCGGCTCGACGCCCTGGCCATTCGCACGGAGGTCGTGGAGCACCCCGAG GTGtttacagttgaagaaatgaTGCCTCATATCCAGCATTTGAAAGGAGCACATAGTAAGAACTTATttcttaaagacaaaaagaaaaaaggctattGGCTGGTGACAGTTCTTCATGATAgacaaattaatttaaatgatcTTGCCAAGCAGTTAGGTGTTGGGAGTGGAAATCTGCGGTTTGCTGATGAAACAGCCATgctagaaaaactgaaagttggtCAAGGCTGTGCCACACCCTTGGCACTCttctgtgatgatggagatgTGAAATTTGTTCTGGATTCTGCTTTTCTGGAAGGTGGACATGAAAAGGTGTATTTTCATCCAATGACCAATGCTGCAACCATGGGATTGAGCCCTGAAGACTTTCTCACATTTGTGAAGAAGACAGGACATGATCCCATAATactaaattttgataaaaataactaA